From Vigna unguiculata cultivar IT97K-499-35 chromosome 5, ASM411807v1, whole genome shotgun sequence, the proteins below share one genomic window:
- the LOC114184714 gene encoding transcription factor bHLH162-like, with amino-acid sequence MAQEKKERLFEKKKTLSGCTLNASEAQAKMEVHETGSAIQVILTCGIDNNFIFCEILRILSELNVEVVTVNSTMVGDSMVQVVQGEFSCFCFGLLTSMAAAYEVNVSSL; translated from the exons ATGGCGCAAGAGAAGAAGGAAAGGTTATTCGAAAAGAAGAAAACTCTTAGTGGCTGCACCTTGAATGCTTCTGAAGCACAAGCAAAAATGGAGGTTCATGAAACGGGTTCTGCGATTCAAGTCATTCTGACATGTGGGATCGATAACAATTTCATTTTCTGTGAAATTCTTCGGATACTCAGCGAACTCAACGTTGAGGTTGTCACTGTCAATTCTACAATGGTGGGAGATTCAATGGTCCAAGTCGTGCAGGGTGAG TTCTCTTGTTTTTGCTTTGGTCTTTTAACTTCAATGGCTGCAGCCTATGAAGTCAATGTCTCGTCTCTATAA